One Salmo trutta unplaced genomic scaffold, fSalTru1.1, whole genome shotgun sequence DNA segment encodes these proteins:
- the LOC115190794 gene encoding NACHT, LRR and PYD domains-containing protein 1b allele 3-like — MFRHRTPKGSYECTVSGLRWLCERDVILKYHFRNWDPYSQLLKDMQYTQGGPLLDITMELGELEEVHLPHCVCLGTNPSLRNEMKILHVEEHGVSLEEVHEVTRFHAKILHPKFSPIGPILRLLSWDVDVHCELMLYLTVKRETLISRLYLFPWNPSQIQAVKQQEMSEGSKRILITNPEQSLKLNSSFRLNIPFSTAINPQRIHLIQRDSTTSFFRAIVKMTGVDIEMELFSDDERTVWKEMVSHDEYITETHSTSAVLGAGGPAESSLTGSAEQQLRSVRTEFVKRVSGPVLNELLDGLLQHTVINQEEMESVKVIAERTEKARDIIDMVLRKGTESCSRMINLLVELDPCLCSLLQINTVGVPT; from the exons GGGAGTTATGAGTGCACAGTGTCTGGGCTCCGctggctgtgtgagagagatgtcatTCTGAAGTATCACTTCAGGAACTGGGATCCCTACAGTCAACTTCTGAAAGACATGCAGTACACACAAGGTGGTCCATTGCTGGACATCACTATGGAGTTAGGTGAACTGGAGGAAGTTCATCTGCCACACTGTGTCTGTTTAG GGACCAACCCTTCCCTGAGGAATGAGATGAAGATTCTTCATGTAGAGGAACATGGAGTGTCTTTAGAGGAAGTGCATGAGGTCACCAGATTCCATGCTAAGATTCTCCATCCCAAGTTCTCACCTATCGGTCCGATACTGAGATTACTGTCTTGGGACGTAGATGTCCACTGTGAGCTGATGCTCTATCTGACAGTGAAAAGGGAAACATTAATTTCTCGCCTATACCTGTTCCCCTGGAACCCCAGCCAAATACAG GCTGTGAAACAACAGGAAATGTCTGAAGGGTCTAAAAGGATTCTCATCACAAATCCAGAGCAGTCCCTAAAACTGAATAGTTCCTTCAGACTGAACATTCCCTTTTCTACCGCCATCAATCCACAG aggatTCATCTCATACAAAGAGACAGCACAACAAGCTTTTTCAGGGCGATTGTGAAAATGACAGGGGTTGACATTGAGATGGAGTTATTCAGTGATGATGAGAGGACAGTATGGAAAGAAATGGTATCACACG ATGAATACATCACTGAAACCCATTCAACTA GTGCTGTGTTGGGGGCAGGAGGTCCGGctgagagcagtctgactggttCTGCAGAGCAGCAGCTGCGTTCTGTACGGACAGAGTTTGTGAAACGAGTGTCAGGACCTGTCCTGAATGAACTGCTGGACGGACTACTGCAACACACAGTCATAAACCAGGAGGAAATGGAGTCAGTGAAGGTGATAGCTGAGAGGACAGAGAAGGCACGTGACATCATCGACATGGTGTTGAGAAAAGGAACTGAGTCATGTTCCAGGATGATCAACCTTCTTGTGGAGCTGGACCCCTGTCTTTGTTCACTGCTTCAGATCAACACTGTTggagtaccaacctaa